A part of Streptomyces sp. NBC_01497 genomic DNA contains:
- a CDS encoding primosomal protein N' produces the protein MSSGDEHEKAAEGEQLALIRETVRESDKPRAKPRTWRGAALAERLPVARVVVNKGVLHLDQFFDYAVPAELDEAAQPGVRVRVRFGAGSHSVRGGRREGGRLIDGFVVERLATSDYSGPLAALAGVVSTERVLSEELLRLTRAVADRYAGSLADVLQLAVPPRSARAESRPSPEPPPPPPAPVPGTWERYATGPAFLDALAAGGAPRAVWTALPGPHWAQEIARAVAATLASGRGALVVVPDGRVSARVDAALTELLGEGRHALLTAEAGPEKRYREWLAVSRGSVRAVVGTRAAMFAPVRDLGLVVLWDDGDGSHSEQRAPQPHAREVLLLRAAHDRTGFLLGGTSCTVEGAQLVATGWASPLEASRERVRAAAPLVRTVGDAELARDEAARAARLPSLAWGTVRDGLASGPVLVQVPRRGYVPRLACERCRAPARCAHCAGPVEAAGAHELRCAWCGREAPHWHCPECGSTRLRAQIVGARRTAEELGRAFPAVPVRTSGRDHILDSVPGRPALVVCTPGAEPVAEGGYAAALLLDGWAMVSRPDLRAGEEALRRWLQAASLVRGQAEGGRVVVVAEPTLRPVQALVRWDPMGHARRELAERAQLGFPPVSRMASVTGPGEAVAGFVAGARLPADVEVLGPVPVRSAPPGAPRRGEAPPGENWERVLLRVPPGSGAALAAALKGAQAGRLARGGDAPAVRIRIDPPDIG, from the coding sequence GTGAGCAGCGGTGACGAGCACGAGAAGGCGGCGGAGGGGGAGCAGCTCGCGCTGATCCGGGAGACCGTGCGCGAGAGCGACAAGCCGCGCGCCAAGCCACGGACCTGGCGCGGCGCCGCGCTCGCCGAGCGGCTGCCGGTGGCGCGGGTCGTCGTCAACAAGGGCGTGCTCCACCTCGACCAGTTCTTCGACTACGCGGTCCCCGCCGAACTCGATGAGGCGGCGCAGCCCGGCGTGCGGGTGCGCGTCCGGTTCGGCGCGGGCTCCCACTCCGTGCGGGGCGGGCGCCGCGAGGGCGGACGGCTGATCGACGGCTTCGTGGTCGAGCGGCTCGCCACGTCGGACTACTCGGGCCCGCTGGCCGCGCTGGCCGGCGTCGTGTCGACGGAGCGCGTGCTCAGCGAGGAGTTGCTGCGGCTCACCCGTGCCGTCGCCGACCGGTACGCCGGATCACTCGCGGACGTCCTCCAGCTCGCCGTGCCGCCGCGCAGCGCGCGCGCCGAGAGCCGGCCGTCCCCGGAGCCGCCGCCGCCCCCGCCCGCTCCCGTCCCCGGCACCTGGGAGCGGTACGCGACCGGGCCCGCCTTCCTCGACGCGCTCGCGGCCGGCGGCGCCCCCCGCGCCGTGTGGACGGCGCTGCCAGGACCGCACTGGGCGCAGGAGATCGCGCGCGCCGTCGCCGCGACGCTCGCCTCCGGGCGCGGCGCGCTCGTCGTCGTGCCGGACGGCCGGGTCTCCGCCCGCGTCGACGCCGCACTCACCGAACTGCTGGGCGAGGGCAGGCACGCCCTGCTCACCGCCGAGGCGGGCCCCGAGAAGCGGTACCGGGAATGGCTCGCGGTCAGCCGTGGGTCGGTCCGGGCCGTGGTCGGCACGCGCGCCGCCATGTTCGCCCCGGTGCGCGACCTGGGCCTGGTCGTCCTGTGGGACGACGGCGACGGCAGCCACAGCGAGCAGCGGGCGCCCCAGCCGCACGCGCGGGAGGTGCTGCTGCTGCGTGCAGCGCACGACCGCACCGGGTTCCTGCTCGGCGGGACGAGCTGCACGGTCGAGGGCGCGCAGCTCGTCGCCACCGGCTGGGCGTCGCCGCTTGAGGCGTCCCGCGAGCGGGTCCGTGCGGCGGCCCCGCTGGTGCGCACGGTCGGCGACGCCGAGCTGGCCCGTGACGAGGCCGCCCGTGCCGCCCGCCTGCCCAGCCTCGCCTGGGGCACCGTCAGGGACGGCCTCGCGTCGGGCCCCGTACTGGTGCAGGTGCCGCGCCGGGGGTACGTACCGCGGCTGGCCTGCGAGCGCTGCCGGGCACCCGCGCGGTGCGCGCACTGCGCGGGGCCGGTGGAGGCGGCCGGCGCGCACGAGCTGCGGTGCGCCTGGTGCGGACGGGAGGCCCCGCACTGGCACTGCCCCGAGTGCGGCAGCACCCGGCTGCGCGCCCAGATCGTCGGCGCGCGCCGCACGGCGGAGGAACTGGGCCGCGCCTTCCCCGCCGTGCCCGTACGCACGTCGGGACGCGACCACATCCTGGATTCCGTGCCGGGCCGCCCGGCTCTCGTCGTCTGCACGCCGGGTGCCGAGCCTGTCGCGGAGGGCGGGTACGCGGCCGCGCTGCTGCTCGACGGCTGGGCGATGGTCTCCCGCCCTGACCTGCGGGCCGGGGAGGAGGCGTTGCGGCGCTGGCTGCAGGCGGCGTCGCTGGTGCGCGGTCAGGCCGAGGGCGGCCGGGTCGTCGTCGTCGCCGAGCCGACCCTGCGGCCCGTCCAGGCCCTGGTCCGGTGGGATCCGATGGGCCATGCGCGACGCGAGCTGGCGGAGCGCGCCCAGCTCGGCTTCCCGCCGGTGTCCCGGATGGCGTCCGTGACCGGTCCGGGGGAGGCCGTCGCCGGGTTTGTCGCGGGCGCGCGGCTGCCGGCGGATGTCGAGGTGCTCGGGCCCGTACCCGTCCGGAGCGCCCCGCCGGGTGCCCCCCGAAGGGGAGAGGCGCCGCCGGGGGAGAACTGGGAACGGGTCCTGCTGCGGGTGCCGCCCGGCAGCGGTGCGGCGCTCGCGGCGGCCCTGAAGGGGGCCCAGGCGGGCCGGCTGGCCCGGGGCGGTGACGCACCGGCCGTGCGGATCAGGATCGATCCGCCCGACATCGGGTGA
- the fmt gene encoding methionyl-tRNA formyltransferase, giving the protein MKLVFAGTPEVAVPALDALIASERHEVAAVVTRPDAPAGRGRRLVASPVAERAEEAGIEILRPAKPRDEDFLARLREIAPDCCPVVAYGALLPRVALDVPAQGWVNLHFSLLPAWRGAAPVQHAVLAGDEVTGASTFQIEEGLDSGPVYGVLTETVRPTDTSGDLLTRLALAGAGLLVATMDGIEDGTLKPVPQPADGITLAPKIKVEDAEVDWTAPALRVDRVVRGCTPAPGAWTRFRGERLKLVHLTPAPERADLAPGVLAAGKNNVYVGTGSTAVELQWVQPQGKKPMRAADWARGVRITAGERLGAATAG; this is encoded by the coding sequence ATGAAGCTCGTCTTCGCCGGCACCCCCGAGGTCGCCGTCCCCGCCCTTGACGCACTCATCGCCTCGGAACGGCACGAGGTCGCCGCCGTGGTCACCCGCCCCGACGCGCCCGCGGGACGGGGCCGTCGGCTCGTCGCGAGCCCCGTCGCCGAGCGCGCCGAGGAGGCGGGGATCGAGATCCTGCGGCCCGCGAAGCCGCGTGACGAGGACTTCCTCGCCCGGCTGCGGGAGATCGCGCCCGACTGCTGCCCCGTCGTCGCCTACGGTGCGCTGCTGCCCCGCGTCGCTCTCGACGTGCCGGCGCAGGGCTGGGTCAACCTGCACTTCTCGCTGCTGCCCGCGTGGCGGGGAGCAGCACCCGTGCAGCACGCGGTGCTGGCCGGTGACGAGGTGACCGGCGCCAGCACCTTCCAGATCGAGGAAGGCCTCGACTCCGGCCCGGTGTACGGCGTGCTGACCGAGACCGTACGGCCCACGGACACCAGCGGGGACCTGCTGACCCGGCTCGCCCTGGCGGGCGCCGGCCTGCTCGTCGCCACGATGGACGGCATCGAGGACGGCACGCTCAAGCCCGTGCCCCAGCCCGCCGACGGCATCACCCTCGCACCCAAGATCAAGGTGGAGGACGCCGAGGTCGACTGGACCGCGCCGGCGCTGCGCGTGGACCGGGTGGTCCGCGGCTGCACCCCGGCACCCGGCGCCTGGACGCGCTTTCGGGGCGAGCGGCTCAAGCTGGTCCACCTCACGCCCGCCCCGGAGCGCGCGGACCTGGCTCCCGGCGTGCTCGCCGCGGGCAAGAACAACGTGTACGTCGGCACCGGTTCGACGGCCGTCGAGCTCCAGTGGGTGCAGCCGCAGGGCAAGAAGCCGATGCGCGCCGCCGACTGGGCCCGCGGCGTGCGGATCACCGCCGGGGAGCGCCTCGGCGCCGCGACGGCCGGCTGA
- a CDS encoding RsmB/NOP family class I SAM-dependent RNA methyltransferase, which translates to MNDQAPRARQQQTRQGAGRRPGKPYRRPKKDPARLIAFEALRAVDERDAYANLVLPPLLGKAREQPGFESRDAALATELVYGTLRRQGTYDAIISACVDRPLREVDPPVLDVLSLGTHQLLGMRIPAHAAVSATVELARVVLGDGRAKFVNAVLRKIAADEFDTWVERVAPPYEEDAEEHLAVVHAHPRWVVSALWDALGGGRAGIEDLLAADNERPEVTLVARPGRSTTDELLAAAGVDGGLPGRWSPYAVRLAEGGEPGALQAVKDASAGVQDEGSQLVALALAAAPIDGPDARWLDGCAGPGGKAALLAALAAQRGASLLAAEKQPHRARLVERSLAGNPGPTQVVTADGTRPPWREGAFDRVLVDVPCSGLGALRRRPEARWRRRPDDLNGFAPLQRGLLREALRSVRVGGVVGYATCSPHLAETRVVVEDVLREGRTSAEWIDARPLLAGVPALGDGPDIQLWPHLHGTDAMYLALLRRTS; encoded by the coding sequence TTGAACGACCAGGCCCCTCGGGCGCGTCAGCAGCAGACCAGGCAGGGCGCGGGACGCCGGCCGGGCAAGCCCTACCGGCGTCCGAAGAAGGACCCCGCGCGCCTCATCGCCTTCGAGGCGCTGCGCGCCGTCGACGAGCGCGACGCGTACGCGAACCTCGTCCTGCCGCCGCTGCTCGGCAAGGCGCGCGAGCAGCCCGGCTTCGAGTCGCGGGACGCGGCGCTCGCCACCGAACTCGTCTACGGCACGCTGCGCAGGCAGGGCACGTACGACGCGATCATCTCGGCCTGCGTCGACCGGCCGCTGCGCGAGGTCGACCCGCCCGTGCTCGATGTGCTCTCGCTCGGCACGCACCAACTGCTCGGCATGCGCATCCCCGCCCACGCGGCGGTCTCCGCGACCGTGGAACTGGCGCGGGTGGTGCTCGGCGACGGGCGGGCGAAGTTCGTCAACGCCGTCCTGCGCAAGATCGCGGCCGACGAGTTCGACACCTGGGTGGAGCGGGTCGCGCCGCCCTACGAGGAGGACGCCGAGGAGCACCTCGCCGTGGTCCACGCGCATCCGCGCTGGGTGGTATCGGCGCTCTGGGACGCGCTCGGCGGCGGCCGGGCCGGGATCGAGGACCTCCTCGCCGCGGACAACGAGCGGCCCGAGGTGACCCTGGTCGCCCGGCCGGGCCGGTCCACGACCGACGAACTGCTCGCCGCGGCAGGGGTGGACGGCGGACTGCCCGGCCGCTGGTCGCCCTACGCGGTACGGCTCGCCGAGGGCGGCGAGCCGGGCGCGCTCCAGGCGGTGAAGGACGCCAGCGCGGGTGTCCAGGACGAGGGCAGCCAACTCGTCGCCCTCGCTCTCGCCGCCGCCCCGATCGACGGCCCGGACGCGCGCTGGCTGGACGGCTGTGCCGGGCCCGGCGGCAAGGCCGCGCTGCTCGCCGCGCTCGCCGCGCAGCGGGGCGCGTCCCTGCTCGCGGCCGAGAAGCAGCCGCACCGTGCCCGCCTCGTGGAGCGTTCCCTCGCGGGCAACCCCGGACCGACGCAGGTCGTGACGGCGGACGGCACCCGGCCGCCGTGGCGCGAGGGTGCCTTCGACCGGGTCCTCGTGGACGTCCCCTGCTCGGGGCTCGGCGCACTGCGCCGCAGGCCGGAGGCGCGCTGGCGACGGCGGCCCGACGACCTGAACGGTTTCGCGCCGTTGCAGCGGGGGCTGCTGCGCGAGGCGCTGCGATCGGTCCGGGTCGGCGGCGTCGTCGGGTACGCGACCTGCTCGCCCCATCTCGCGGAGACCCGCGTGGTGGTGGAGGACGTCCTGCGGGAGGGCCGTACCAGCGCGGAGTGGATCGACGCGCGGCCGCTGCTGGCGGGCGTGCCCGCCCTCGGCGACGGCCCGGACATCCAGCTCTGGCCGCACCTGCACGGCACCGACGCCATGTATCTGGCGCTGCTGCGGCGTACCTCCTGA
- the rpe gene encoding ribulose-phosphate 3-epimerase, whose product MAQINPSILSADFSRLAEEAKAVEGADWLHVDVMDNHFVPNLTLGVPVVEALGKATGTPLDCHLMIEEPDRWAPQYVEAGAGSVTFHAEAVAAPVRLAREIRAKGARASMALKPATPIEPYEDLLPELDMLLIMTVEPGFGGQSFLDIMLPKIRRTRQLIAKHGLELWLQVDGGVSADTIERCAEAGADVFVAGSAVYGADDPAAAVRMLRHQADEATARAPWSCGH is encoded by the coding sequence ATGGCCCAGATCAACCCCAGCATCCTGTCCGCCGACTTCTCCCGGCTCGCCGAGGAGGCGAAGGCCGTCGAAGGCGCCGACTGGCTCCATGTCGACGTGATGGACAACCACTTCGTGCCCAACCTGACCCTGGGTGTCCCGGTGGTCGAGGCGCTCGGCAAGGCCACAGGAACCCCTCTCGACTGCCACCTGATGATCGAGGAACCGGACCGCTGGGCCCCGCAGTACGTGGAGGCGGGCGCCGGATCGGTGACGTTCCACGCCGAGGCCGTCGCGGCACCCGTACGCCTCGCGCGCGAGATCCGCGCCAAGGGGGCGCGCGCTTCGATGGCGCTGAAGCCGGCGACGCCGATCGAGCCGTACGAGGATCTGCTGCCCGAGCTCGACATGCTGCTGATCATGACGGTGGAACCGGGTTTCGGCGGACAGTCGTTCCTCGACATCATGCTGCCGAAGATCCGCAGGACGCGGCAGCTGATCGCCAAGCACGGCCTCGAACTCTGGTTGCAGGTGGACGGCGGCGTCTCCGCCGACACCATCGAGCGGTGCGCGGAGGCCGGAGCCGACGTCTTCGTCGCCGGTTCCGCGGTGTACGGCGCCGACGATCCGGCGGCCGCGGTCCGTATGCTGCGCCACCAGGCCGACGAGGCGACCGCCAGGGCCCCCTGGTCCTGCGGCCACTGA